The following are encoded together in the Candidatus Syntrophosphaera sp. genome:
- the pgsC gene encoding poly-gamma-glutamate biosynthesis protein PgsC, translating into MVETIIQAAVGLGVIISLIFSEMLGASAGGIVVPGYVALYLDKPMQILGTLVVSLLTWAIIRVISQFTLVFGKRRMVLSILIGFILGWATRLMVVENFTVYTFQMQSIGYIVPGLIANWFERQGFIKTLTTMGVAAILVRLALMVIFGGEV; encoded by the coding sequence GTGGTTGAAACAATAATTCAGGCAGCCGTTGGCCTTGGTGTGATCATCAGCCTGATCTTCAGCGAGATGTTGGGCGCTTCGGCCGGCGGAATCGTCGTGCCGGGCTATGTGGCCCTGTATCTGGACAAACCCATGCAGATCCTGGGCACCTTGGTGGTCAGTTTGCTCACCTGGGCGATCATCCGGGTGATCAGCCAGTTCACGCTGGTCTTCGGTAAACGGCGCATGGTGCTGAGCATCTTGATCGGTTTCATCCTTGGCTGGGCCACCCGGCTGATGGTTGTGGAGAATTTCACGGTCTACACTTTCCAGATGCAGTCGATCGGCTACATCGTGCCAGGCCTGATCGCCAACTGGTTTGAGCGCCAGGGATTCATCAAAACGCTCACCACGATGGGCGTGGCGGCGATCCTGGTGCGGCTGGCCCTGATGGTCATTTTCGGCGGGGAGGTTTAG
- a CDS encoding T9SS type A sorting domain-containing protein gives MKHLFPLVLIILFSSILSAQRMVVRIDAPSSALLERFLLEDADIASYQPQSHLDLVVTAEELEALRREFPLIRITQTEAQLKENLRPARDIPGYRNYAQLVSELMTLQAQYPGLMQVSALGTGWGAVYAGQGLPAYQDFDHEVWAVKVSANADLDEDEPAFYFIGEHHAREPLSTEVCMGILIHLVENYGTDPAVTAIMNSSEIWIIPLLNPDGHKIVLDETDVWWRKNIRDNNSNQAFDHQSYGSGYDGVDLNRNYPYKWGYTSATDDMSSATYHGPEGFSEPETQIVRDLLLSKRFLAGIGYHTYGELVLYPYGYVNGIAAPDEAELQTLAFEVASLLPKMSGSGNYSPGPSWGLYPVSGSFDDWAYAETGAYSFTIEMATEFIPPASALPQIVQYQVAGAMALIHRQHFKILRGHVTDALTGDPIVAQVFVDGIDDHPVHRTPIYSESQFGSYYYFLPAGQHTVRFIRPGYETAVRTVTISPVMPTIEEVSLAPSPAQELSIQILDDFFAPVAGAVLSILNITDAQYTSDAQGNIVIPEFYPGEYQLRVSKPGFETLNIMRPVYATSITLRITSLPLLTEDFEESFSNWTATGSWNRTTTDAWEGAYSLTDSPAGNYQNNTNSTCRLTAPLNLQNIDNANLQFMLRTILALDGDNLILECSTDGSNWMVLDFWEGTRDWTLQSYNLNSFIGGDLYLRFRLYTGSWGRMDGVYIDDFKLYTNADASETEETSVPPLAVSLSACPNPFSQSSSITLKTNAGLDNASIGIYNLRGQLVKNLGKQDLGKGTHTFVWNGLDNNGAPAASGIYLVRVFGPPGTLATARIARIR, from the coding sequence ATGAAACACCTCTTCCCCCTCGTTCTGATCATCCTGTTCAGCTCCATCCTCAGCGCGCAGCGCATGGTAGTGCGCATCGACGCACCCAGCTCCGCACTACTGGAACGTTTCCTCCTGGAAGATGCCGACATCGCTTCCTACCAGCCCCAAAGCCATCTCGACCTCGTTGTCACTGCCGAAGAACTGGAAGCGCTGCGCCGGGAATTCCCCCTGATCCGTATCACCCAGACAGAGGCTCAACTTAAGGAAAATCTGCGCCCCGCGCGGGACATCCCCGGCTATCGCAATTACGCGCAGCTGGTGAGCGAACTGATGACCCTGCAGGCCCAGTATCCCGGCCTGATGCAGGTTTCCGCGCTGGGAACCGGCTGGGGCGCCGTCTACGCGGGCCAAGGCCTGCCCGCCTACCAGGATTTCGACCACGAAGTCTGGGCGGTGAAGGTCTCCGCCAACGCCGATCTGGACGAGGATGAGCCGGCTTTTTACTTCATTGGCGAGCATCACGCGCGCGAACCTTTATCCACAGAGGTCTGTATGGGCATCCTGATCCACCTGGTCGAAAACTACGGGACCGACCCGGCCGTGACCGCGATCATGAACAGCAGCGAGATCTGGATCATACCCTTGCTCAATCCGGACGGGCACAAGATCGTGCTCGATGAAACCGATGTCTGGTGGCGCAAGAACATCCGGGACAACAACTCCAACCAGGCTTTCGACCATCAGAGCTACGGCTCTGGCTACGACGGGGTGGACCTGAACCGCAATTATCCCTATAAATGGGGCTACACCAGCGCCACCGACGACATGAGCTCCGCCACCTACCATGGCCCCGAGGGCTTTTCCGAGCCTGAGACACAGATCGTCCGCGACCTGCTCCTCTCCAAAAGATTCCTGGCCGGGATCGGTTATCACACCTACGGGGAACTGGTTTTGTACCCCTATGGTTACGTGAACGGGATCGCCGCTCCGGACGAGGCCGAATTGCAGACCCTGGCCTTTGAAGTGGCGTCCCTGCTGCCCAAAATGTCGGGCAGCGGTAACTATTCCCCCGGCCCTTCCTGGGGCTTGTATCCCGTGAGCGGCAGTTTCGACGACTGGGCCTATGCCGAGACTGGAGCTTATTCTTTCACGATCGAAATGGCGACCGAGTTCATCCCCCCCGCTTCCGCGCTGCCCCAGATCGTGCAATATCAGGTCGCAGGCGCCATGGCCCTGATTCATAGGCAGCACTTCAAGATCCTGCGCGGGCATGTCACCGATGCCCTGACCGGAGATCCCATCGTGGCCCAGGTCTTCGTTGATGGCATCGACGACCATCCGGTCCACCGGACCCCGATCTATTCAGAATCCCAGTTCGGTTCCTACTACTACTTCCTCCCGGCCGGGCAACACACCGTCCGCTTCATCCGTCCCGGCTATGAGACCGCGGTCCGCACGGTCACTATCAGCCCCGTGATGCCCACCATCGAGGAGGTTAGCCTGGCCCCCAGCCCGGCTCAGGAACTCAGCATCCAGATCCTGGACGATTTCTTTGCGCCGGTGGCCGGAGCCGTGCTCAGCATCCTGAACATCACAGACGCTCAATACACATCGGACGCGCAAGGGAATATTGTCATCCCGGAATTCTATCCCGGCGAGTATCAGCTCAGGGTCTCCAAGCCAGGCTTTGAGACACTTAACATCATGCGCCCGGTCTACGCGACCTCGATCACCCTGCGCATCACCAGCCTGCCCCTGCTGACCGAGGATTTTGAAGAAAGCTTCAGCAACTGGACGGCCACGGGAAGCTGGAACAGGACAACGACCGACGCCTGGGAAGGCGCTTACAGCCTCACGGACAGCCCCGCCGGCAACTATCAGAACAACACCAACAGCACTTGCCGGCTCACCGCGCCGCTGAATCTGCAAAACATCGACAACGCCAACCTGCAGTTCATGCTCAGAACGATCCTGGCCCTGGACGGCGACAACCTCATCCTGGAATGCTCCACCGACGGCAGCAACTGGATGGTGTTGGATTTCTGGGAAGGCACCCGGGACTGGACCCTCCAATCCTACAACCTGAACAGCTTCATCGGCGGAGACCTGTATCTCCGCTTCCGGCTTTACACCGGTTCCTGGGGCAGGATGGACGGCGTTTACATCGATGACTTCAAGCTATATACCAACGCGGACGCTTCCGAGACTGAAGAAACAAGCGTTCCGCCGCTCGCAGTGTCCCTCTCCGCCTGCCCCAACCCCTTTTCCCAAAGCAGCAGCATCACCCTCAAAACCAATGCCGGACTGGACAACGCCAGCATCGGCATCTATAACCTGAGGGGACAGCTGGTGAAAAACCTGGGCAAGCAAGATCTCGGCAAGGGCACGCACACTTTCGTCTGGAACGGACTGGACAATAACGGCGCCCCCGCCGCCAGCGGGATCTATCTGGTGCGGGTTTTCGGACCCCCCGGGACCCTGGCGACAGCGAGGATCGCGCGGATCAGATAA
- a CDS encoding NAD(P)-dependent glycerol-3-phosphate dehydrogenase, giving the protein MRIAIIGGGGWGLALAKLLSENSHQILVWEHDTRFLDSLLETRSNPLLLPSVQLPEGIGFTGSFADIAQFSPRIVILATPSQFLRATLQSIPPTDQDRIWLDPELLAVVNVSKGIETGSLKTMSEVLQEILPPQVQNRICALSGPSHAEEVARRIPTTVVVAGTDDELLQTLQNVFSNSYFRVYRSLDLAGVEMGGAVKNVIAIAAGIVAGLGFGDNTMGALLTRGLVEIQRLGMACGARAETFLGLSGLGDLVTTAISQHSRNRYVGFEIGSGRKLRDIVAEMSMVAEGAVTTLSVYQLARQKGIEMPITGQVYAVLYEDKDPRQAIIELMTRELKAE; this is encoded by the coding sequence ATGCGGATCGCGATCATCGGCGGAGGCGGCTGGGGCCTGGCCCTGGCGAAACTGCTCAGCGAAAATTCACATCAGATCCTGGTTTGGGAACACGATACCCGGTTCCTGGACTCACTGCTTGAAACCCGTTCCAATCCTTTGCTCCTGCCCTCCGTACAACTTCCAGAGGGCATCGGTTTCACCGGCAGCTTTGCCGACATTGCCCAATTTTCGCCCCGGATCGTAATTCTGGCCACACCCTCGCAGTTTTTGCGCGCCACCCTGCAAAGCATCCCTCCCACCGATCAGGACAGGATCTGGCTGGATCCGGAGCTCCTGGCCGTGGTCAACGTCTCCAAAGGCATTGAGACCGGCTCACTGAAGACCATGAGCGAGGTTTTGCAAGAGATCCTGCCACCGCAGGTGCAGAACAGGATCTGCGCGCTATCCGGACCCAGCCATGCCGAGGAAGTCGCCCGCAGGATCCCCACCACCGTGGTCGTGGCCGGCACCGATGACGAACTCCTCCAAACCCTGCAAAACGTCTTCAGCAACAGCTATTTCCGGGTCTATCGCAGCCTGGACCTGGCCGGAGTGGAAATGGGCGGGGCGGTGAAAAACGTCATAGCCATCGCCGCCGGGATCGTGGCTGGGCTTGGCTTTGGGGATAACACCATGGGCGCGTTGCTCACCCGGGGCCTGGTGGAGATCCAGCGCCTGGGAATGGCCTGCGGGGCAAGAGCGGAAACCTTTTTGGGGCTTTCCGGGCTGGGGGATTTGGTCACCACCGCCATCTCCCAACACAGCCGCAACCGCTATGTGGGCTTCGAGATCGGCTCCGGGCGCAAGCTCCGGGACATAGTTGCAGAGATGAGCATGGTGGCTGAAGGCGCCGTCACCACTCTGTCCGTGTATCAGCTCGCCCGGCAAAAAGGCATCGAAATGCCCATCACCGGGCAGGTCTACGCGGTCCTCTATGAGGACAAAGACCCCCGCCAGGCTATCATCGAGCTCATGACCCGCGAATTGAAAGCGGAATGA
- a CDS encoding agmatine deiminase family protein: protein MPRVPRLVKNFVLALLCLLPALLFAHQDLPGDLFNDFGRFTETDPPAGPVRPIAEFEPASHVLIRYPLGIPVSLVAQLANTAQVVCIVSSATVQNQATTAFTSGGVNMANVSFLIAATDSYWTRDYGPWFIFDGNDNYGVVDYRYNRPRPNDNLIPQVFANQNGLDYYGMSLYQTGGNYMTDGINTAAQTTIAYSENSSLTQAQVNARMQAYMGITSYHVLPDPNNTYIDHIDCWGKFLAPDKVLIRSVPTTHAQYNAIEQTAAYFANLNCAWGYPYKVYRVNTPQNQPYTNSLILNNRVFVPIMNGSYDAAALQAYQDAMPGYEVVGVAGAASTPWESTDALHCRAHEIPDQNMLHISHMPYWGTLDEVSELVFSATVKAHSGQAVLQDSTFVAYKVNSAPWQSALLTHLGGNDYAATLSGFAPGDSIRYYIHAADASGRSISHPYLAALDPHVFTIYADTESPQITHSPLDQIGNEPAVFFATVTDNHGVAQVSLRYRVDDGTVNVAPFEDIGNNVWFCALDPAFNSWDLVFHYQIEASDTADSPNLAWYPGQDEWISVPIDFVANNDDLMPDSGPAAFAVYPNPFSLGLSSTLTIEYKMWSNLPPLLKIFNTKGQLVADIKAEYSHPDGTKYLWHGIDKQGRQVAPGIYFLRLRSESNSLTRKILILK, encoded by the coding sequence ATGCCCAGAGTCCCGCGGCTTGTTAAGAACTTTGTTTTGGCACTTCTCTGCCTGCTTCCGGCCCTGCTTTTCGCCCATCAGGACCTGCCCGGCGATCTGTTCAACGATTTTGGCAGATTCACCGAAACTGATCCCCCAGCCGGCCCGGTGCGCCCCATCGCGGAATTTGAGCCGGCCTCGCACGTCCTGATCCGCTATCCGCTCGGCATTCCCGTCTCCCTTGTGGCCCAGCTGGCCAATACCGCGCAGGTGGTTTGCATCGTGTCCTCTGCCACCGTGCAGAATCAGGCCACGACGGCCTTCACTTCCGGCGGGGTCAACATGGCCAACGTTTCCTTCCTCATCGCGGCCACGGATTCCTATTGGACGAGGGATTACGGGCCCTGGTTCATTTTTGACGGAAATGACAACTATGGCGTGGTGGATTACCGCTACAACCGGCCCCGGCCCAACGACAACCTGATCCCCCAGGTCTTTGCCAACCAGAACGGACTGGATTATTATGGCATGAGCCTCTACCAGACCGGGGGCAATTACATGACGGACGGGATCAACACCGCGGCCCAGACCACCATCGCCTACAGCGAAAACTCCTCCCTCACCCAGGCCCAGGTCAATGCCCGGATGCAAGCCTACATGGGCATCACCAGCTATCACGTGCTGCCTGATCCGAACAACACCTATATCGACCACATCGACTGCTGGGGAAAATTCCTGGCCCCGGACAAGGTCCTGATCCGCAGTGTGCCAACCACCCACGCCCAATACAACGCCATCGAACAGACCGCGGCCTATTTTGCCAACCTGAATTGCGCCTGGGGCTATCCTTATAAAGTCTACCGCGTGAACACGCCGCAAAACCAGCCCTACACCAATTCCCTGATCCTGAACAACCGGGTCTTCGTGCCGATCATGAACGGCTCCTACGACGCCGCCGCGCTGCAGGCCTATCAGGACGCCATGCCGGGATATGAGGTGGTCGGAGTGGCCGGCGCAGCCTCAACGCCCTGGGAATCGACTGACGCCCTGCATTGCCGCGCTCACGAGATCCCGGACCAGAACATGCTCCACATCAGCCACATGCCCTATTGGGGCACGCTGGACGAGGTTTCCGAACTGGTTTTCAGCGCCACGGTCAAGGCCCACAGCGGCCAGGCGGTGCTCCAAGATTCCACCTTTGTGGCCTATAAGGTCAATTCCGCGCCCTGGCAAAGCGCCTTGTTGACGCATCTCGGCGGAAATGACTACGCTGCCACGCTTTCAGGCTTCGCGCCCGGGGACAGCATCCGCTACTACATCCATGCCGCGGACGCATCCGGCCGCTCTATCAGCCATCCCTATTTAGCGGCCCTGGACCCGCACGTGTTCACCATCTACGCCGATACCGAAAGCCCCCAGATCACGCACAGCCCCCTGGACCAGATCGGCAACGAACCCGCCGTATTTTTCGCCACGGTGACAGACAACCACGGCGTGGCACAGGTGAGCCTGCGTTACCGCGTTGACGACGGAACTGTGAATGTGGCACCCTTCGAGGACATCGGAAACAATGTCTGGTTCTGTGCGCTAGACCCCGCCTTCAACTCCTGGGACCTTGTTTTCCACTATCAGATCGAAGCCTCCGATACAGCAGATTCACCCAATCTTGCTTGGTACCCCGGACAGGATGAATGGATCTCGGTCCCGATCGACTTTGTGGCCAATAACGACGATCTGATGCCGGATTCCGGCCCGGCGGCTTTCGCGGTTTACCCCAATCCCTTCTCTTTGGGCTTATCCTCCACTCTGACAATAGAATACAAAATGTGGTCAAATTTACCACCCCTGTTGAAAATTTTCAACACGAAGGGTCAGCTAGTAGCTGACATCAAAGCCGAATACTCCCATCCTGACGGAACTAAATACCTGTGGCACGGAATCGACAAGCAGGGGCGCCAGGTGGCTCCCGGGATATATTTTTTACGCTTGAGGTCCGAGTCTAACTCACTGACTCGCAAGATCTTAATCCTTAAATGA
- a CDS encoding deoxyribodipyrimidine photo-lyase, which yields MMEERISGTLPAREGNYGSVLYWMQQAQRVEANHALNLAISLANERKLPLRLVFVLSDRVPDANLRHYQFMLEGLAETAAKLDRLGLEFHLCAGDPGKTIAALASGNPIVVADQGYLRWQRQWRADLQARMDTQAYLEVESDAVVPVRTASDKEEYAAATIRGKILRHLEEFLEPAPLPEYQARPGQDLSVPKDIPHLLCKADTGTEGLLGFARQHLALDDSVPCSGHFPGGHSEAVKHLELFLDKNLPLYAEKRNDPSLGIQSNLSPYLHFGQISALEVALRVLEYCEVPAYAAAGLIKDKSGLEPLQAGVASFLEELIVRRELSCNFCHYNAAYDDYTCVPLWARKTLNDHLADPRPAMYSPEELESAQTDDPYWNAAQTEMLLTGKMHNYLRMYWGKKIIEWTPDPETAFSLMSWLNNKYQLDGSDPNSYAGIAWCFGKHDRPWQSRPVFGSVRYMNAAGLRRKFDMAGYLDKVRSLSSPF from the coding sequence ATGATGGAAGAAAGGATCTCCGGAACGCTGCCAGCCCGGGAAGGCAATTATGGCTCCGTGCTGTATTGGATGCAGCAGGCCCAGCGTGTTGAGGCCAACCACGCCCTCAATCTGGCCATCAGCCTGGCCAATGAGCGCAAACTGCCGCTCCGCTTGGTTTTTGTCCTCAGCGACCGGGTTCCCGACGCCAACCTGCGCCATTACCAGTTTATGCTGGAAGGCCTTGCTGAAACGGCCGCCAAGCTGGACCGCCTGGGCCTGGAGTTTCACCTCTGCGCCGGCGATCCGGGCAAGACAATCGCTGCCCTGGCATCCGGAAACCCCATCGTGGTCGCAGACCAAGGCTACCTGCGCTGGCAAAGGCAGTGGCGCGCCGACCTGCAGGCAAGGATGGACACCCAGGCTTATCTGGAAGTGGAAAGCGACGCGGTCGTGCCGGTGCGCACGGCTTCAGACAAGGAGGAATACGCTGCTGCGACCATCCGGGGCAAGATCCTGCGCCATTTGGAGGAATTCCTGGAGCCGGCTCCCCTCCCGGAATACCAAGCCCGGCCTGGCCAGGATCTGTCAGTCCCCAAAGACATTCCGCACCTTCTATGCAAAGCGGATACAGGGACAGAGGGCCTATTGGGCTTCGCCCGGCAACATCTTGCACTGGATGATAGTGTTCCTTGCTCCGGTCATTTCCCTGGCGGGCATTCCGAGGCCGTCAAACATCTGGAACTCTTTCTGGACAAGAATTTGCCTCTCTACGCGGAAAAGCGCAACGATCCCTCTTTGGGCATCCAGAGCAATCTCAGCCCCTACCTGCATTTCGGCCAGATCTCCGCGCTCGAGGTCGCGCTCCGGGTCCTGGAATATTGCGAGGTCCCGGCCTACGCGGCGGCCGGCCTGATCAAGGACAAGAGCGGACTGGAACCCCTGCAGGCAGGAGTGGCCTCCTTCCTGGAGGAACTCATCGTCCGCCGCGAACTGAGCTGCAATTTCTGCCATTACAACGCTGCTTACGACGACTACACCTGCGTGCCGCTCTGGGCCAGGAAAACCCTTAACGACCACCTCGCGGACCCGCGTCCGGCCATGTACTCACCTGAAGAACTGGAATCCGCCCAAACGGATGATCCCTATTGGAACGCGGCCCAGACGGAGATGCTGTTAACCGGCAAGATGCACAACTACCTGCGCATGTATTGGGGCAAAAAGATAATCGAATGGACCCCCGATCCCGAGACCGCCTTCAGCCTCATGTCCTGGCTGAACAACAAGTATCAGCTGGACGGAAGCGATCCCAATAGTTACGCCGGCATCGCTTGGTGCTTCGGCAAACACGACCGTCCCTGGCAGTCCCGGCCGGTCTTTGGCAGCGTGCGCTACATGAACGCCGCCGGCCTGAGGCGCAAGTTCGACATGGCGGGCTATCTGGACAAAGTGCGCTCCCTTTCCTCCCCCTTTTAA
- the pgsW gene encoding poly-gamma-glutamate system protein, translating to MYRPSLKSGWSLILLFIFSVILYLIAQSSYVTIKADNYEKKVEAATLMASFIDTLRAEQVRLGIPFDPIDDPDQTGLIGAARTTITTDRGSLSDKQAALNPNLAAIFVEEFSRAGLKAGDFIAVGITGSNPAVNLSLYAAIKAMELKPSIIVSLSSASYGANREEYTWLDMEAILKRRGLIDFGAAYASLGGKDDLGVGLSDDGIKALLAAMSRNGVDPLLGSTLEDNVKAREIAYAQLLPQGSRYKLFVNIGRGLANVGSEPNANQILEGMNRRLAEETFVPEGIMMVMARENVPVFSMQHAQRWIRRYNLQSTTGNMPEPGVGPAFSLKKHNVTVAAVCLVLLLAAIIAVIILDRHDRHFMSNIVDPDEEL from the coding sequence ATGTACCGTCCATCCTTGAAATCCGGCTGGTCCCTGATCCTGCTCTTCATCTTCAGCGTCATCCTCTATCTGATCGCCCAAAGCAGCTATGTGACAATCAAAGCCGACAACTACGAGAAAAAAGTGGAGGCTGCCACGTTGATGGCGTCTTTCATCGATACTTTGAGGGCGGAACAAGTGCGCCTGGGCATACCATTCGACCCCATCGACGATCCCGACCAGACCGGCCTGATCGGCGCCGCCCGCACCACCATCACCACTGACAGAGGATCGCTTTCAGACAAACAGGCGGCCCTGAATCCCAATCTGGCAGCCATCTTTGTGGAGGAATTTTCCAGAGCAGGACTCAAGGCTGGGGATTTCATCGCTGTTGGGATAACCGGTTCCAATCCTGCCGTCAATCTTTCCCTCTATGCCGCCATCAAGGCTATGGAACTAAAGCCATCCATCATCGTTTCCCTGTCCTCCGCCTCCTACGGTGCCAACCGCGAGGAATACACCTGGCTGGACATGGAAGCCATCCTCAAACGCAGAGGGCTCATAGATTTCGGGGCTGCCTACGCCTCTCTGGGCGGCAAAGACGACCTGGGGGTGGGCCTATCCGATGACGGAATCAAAGCCCTCCTTGCCGCGATGAGCCGCAACGGGGTCGATCCCCTGCTCGGTTCTACCCTGGAGGACAACGTCAAGGCACGCGAGATCGCCTACGCGCAGCTGCTTCCCCAAGGCAGCCGTTACAAGCTGTTTGTGAATATCGGACGGGGCCTGGCCAACGTTGGCAGCGAGCCCAACGCCAACCAGATCCTGGAAGGTATGAATCGCCGGCTGGCCGAGGAGACATTCGTCCCCGAGGGGATCATGATGGTCATGGCCAGGGAAAATGTGCCCGTCTTCAGCATGCAGCATGCCCAGCGCTGGATCCGGAGATACAACCTGCAAAGCACGACCGGCAACATGCCCGAACCGGGTGTGGGGCCCGCTTTCAGCCTGAAAAAACATAACGTCACCGTCGCGGCGGTTTGCCTTGTACTGCTGCTGGCCGCCATTATCGCGGTGATCATCCTGGACCGGCACGACCGCCATTTCATGTCCAACATAGTCGATCCCGACGAAGAACTATAG
- the pgsB gene encoding poly-gamma-glutamate synthase PgsB, which yields MTVLLLATMILVAYWVHEYWRHQRNLLSIPVRIHVNGTRGKSSVTRLIAAGLRAGNLKTVAKITGTLPRVVLPDGREAAIIRLMGANIIEQKYIFRHAVTEKPDAIVIECMAVNPVYQWITERKFVRSTISVITNCREDHTDLMGSTEQSITLSLSNTIPSGGVCYTAENVHFKLLEKVAQHRHCRIQQIRPTDVTPQEMAQFRYIEHAENVQLALAVCAEAGVPRPIALRGMQNANPDPGALRKYIIHDGPKTVHFYNVFAANDPQSTGRIIDMVTGQLSNVEKIIILNSRTDRLYRSRQLVDALKDLDFSYLLLTGEIPEKVEAYALRAGIPQNKVIPLGDPLPEVIYQKVLELTGSESHVLGIGNMAGKVWYGAQIVAHFKHKSRKQNEELKWLKQ from the coding sequence ATGACTGTTTTACTACTGGCGACGATGATCCTGGTGGCCTACTGGGTGCACGAATACTGGCGGCACCAGCGCAACCTCTTGTCCATCCCTGTCAGGATCCACGTGAACGGCACGCGCGGCAAATCCAGCGTGACGCGCCTGATCGCGGCTGGCCTGCGGGCCGGGAACCTCAAGACCGTTGCCAAGATCACGGGCACGCTGCCGCGGGTGGTGCTGCCGGACGGTCGCGAAGCCGCGATCATCCGCCTGATGGGGGCCAACATCATCGAGCAGAAATACATTTTCCGCCATGCCGTGACCGAAAAGCCTGACGCCATCGTAATCGAGTGCATGGCCGTGAATCCTGTTTATCAGTGGATCACGGAGCGCAAATTCGTGCGCAGCACGATCAGCGTAATCACCAACTGCCGGGAGGACCACACGGACCTGATGGGCTCAACGGAACAGAGTATTACCCTGTCCCTGAGCAACACCATCCCCAGCGGCGGGGTCTGCTACACCGCGGAAAACGTGCATTTCAAACTCCTGGAAAAAGTGGCCCAGCACAGACACTGCCGGATCCAGCAGATCCGCCCCACGGACGTTACCCCGCAGGAAATGGCGCAATTCCGCTATATCGAGCACGCGGAGAACGTCCAACTGGCCCTGGCGGTCTGCGCCGAAGCGGGAGTGCCGCGCCCCATCGCCCTGCGGGGAATGCAGAATGCCAATCCCGATCCGGGCGCCCTGCGCAAATACATCATCCACGACGGACCCAAGACCGTCCATTTTTACAACGTCTTCGCCGCTAACGATCCCCAATCCACGGGACGCATCATCGACATGGTGACCGGGCAGCTCAGCAACGTGGAAAAGATCATCATCCTCAACAGCCGCACTGACCGGCTGTACCGTTCCCGGCAGTTGGTGGACGCGTTGAAGGACCTGGATTTTTCCTATCTCCTGCTCACTGGCGAGATCCCCGAAAAGGTTGAAGCCTATGCCCTGCGGGCCGGGATCCCCCAAAACAAGGTCATCCCTCTGGGAGATCCGCTGCCGGAGGTGATCTACCAAAAGGTTTTGGAACTCACAGGCAGCGAGTCGCATGTCCTGGGGATAGGCAACATGGCGGGCAAGGTCTGGTACGGCGCGCAGATCGTGGCGCATTTCAAACATAAGTCTAGAAAGCAAAATGAGGAACTAAAGTGGTTGAAACAATAA